The Salvelinus alpinus unplaced genomic scaffold, SLU_Salpinus.1 scaffold_40, whole genome shotgun sequence genome contains the following window.
ctggtgtgatttcAGGCTGcctgactgagtaaaactcttcccacattgatcacagccataaggtttatctcctgtgtgtgttctctggtgcactagCAGGTTGcctgactgagtaaaactcttctcacattgatcacagctataagatttctctcccgTGTGAATTCTCAGGTGTCCTTGTAGTGAATTTAATCTTGAGTAATGTTTCCCACAGTAAGAGCAGcagaaaggtttctctcctgtgtgaattctTTGGTGTACTTTTAGTGAATCTGATCTTGAGAAACTTTTCCCACAGTCAAAACAGTGGttagatttctctcctgtgtgtgttctctggtgcactatCAGACAGcctgactgagtaaaactcttcccacattgatcacagctataaggtttctctcctgtgtgaattctctggtgtactTTTAATGAATCTGAACATGAGTAACTCTTCCCACAGTAAACACAGTGGTTAGATTTCTCTCCTGTGGATCTCTccgggtgtttcttgaggtgttctgatgtggagagacttTTCTCtgcatcatgatgttgttgaggctccccagaggacccacggtagtcccgtctctctcctgtgtgaacaacaaagtcagacagatggtttaaGGCCCACAACtgcagaaatccactgtaaaaggtgatgccaacagcgtagccatgacgttgtacaacaattgacgtctgtaatgaaaGTAGAAATTATTTAACAAATGTCTTAAAATGAGAAAGAAAAGTCATATTTTCATCTTGTTTTCACAgtagtagtaacatcgatgattgtaggCTAGAAGAAAGTTATTAAAGTTGTTGAaatcctaagcagtgtgccagataaCTTTTGGTTTCCAATAttggcccctttctgtgtttgctaaaattgCGCCACGAGGGCGATGAAAATACAATTTGGTTGCAGAAACCCCTccatgctaatgaggaaaccgctaatTATGGATGTAgcatatctgcctggagcaaaaatggtgagcgaagatgtgtttttcacaatgtattctgaatattacagcgCACTATCAGtgcaagatcaggagtgctactcaagGAAACTCACATGAACTTCTTCAGTCTATTTAAACTCACATTCTTAAGCCTAGGGGTCCCGTTAGCGTGAAACTTCCAGTGAAACTGGAGGCCGCGCAATTCAAATttataatcataaaaattatggatataaaacatttaggtacatataccGTTTAAGTCgatagtttacatacacatttaagctcagttttttcacaattcctgatatttaaccctagtaaaaattccctgtcttaggtcagttagggtcaccactttattttaagaatatgaaatgtcagaataatagcagagagaatgatttatttcagcttttatttatttcatcacattcccagtgggtcagaagtttacatacactcaattagtatttggtagcatggcctttaaactgtttaacttcggtcaaacatttcgtgtagccttccacaagcttcccacaataagttgggtgaattttggcccattcctcctgacagagctggtgtaactgagtcaggcttgtaggcctccttgctcgcacacgctttttcagttctgcccacacattttctataagattaaggtcagggctttgtgatggccactccaatacctcgactttgttgtccttaagccattttgcctcatCTTATGGAAGTATGGttgcggtcattgtccatttggaaaactaatttgcgaacaagctttaacttcctgactgatgtcttgaggtgttgcttcaatatatccatatacttTTACTTCCTTCCCCCTTTCCcctcaaaacataacgatggtcattatggccaagcagttctatttttgtttcatcagaccagaggacatttctccacaaagaacgatcgttgtccccatgtgcagttgcaaaccgtagtctggcttttttatggcgcttttggagcagtggcttcttccttgctgagcggcctttcaggttacgtcgatataggactcgttttactgtggatatagatactttgtacttgtttactccagcatcttcacaaggtcctttgctgttgttctgggattgatttgcacttttcgaaaccaaagtacgttcatctctagtagacagaacgcatctccatcctgagtggtatgacggctgcgtggtcccatggtgtttatacttgcgaactatagtttgtacagatgaacgtggtaccctcaggcatttggatattgctcccaaggatgaaccagacttgtggaggtctacaattgttttctgaggtcttggctgatttctttagattttcccatgatgtcaagcaaagaggcactgagtttgaaggtaggccatgaaatacatccccaggtacacctccaattgactcaaatgatgtcaattagcctatcagaagattctaaagccatgacatcattttctggaattttccaagctgtttaaaggcacagacaacttagtgtatgtaaacttttgacccactggaattgtgatacagtgaattataagtgaaataatctgtctgtaaacaattgttgagtaatccacttgttcaacatgcagacaaaggaatccaaaaagctcccctaaactttgtttcaacaagtcaaattatgtttctatttactcctcagatactctaaatgtaatcaaactataatatttcttacggaaagaagtatgttcaataggaaaccgattttagcaggtgcgtcctgTCTTCATGTCGCGCgtgcaaacacgaatttccaagactgtgtccctgtactaaaactgatatgaacaaagactgctgacaccctgtgaagccataggaactgcataCTGGGAGCTAATATTCAGTATGCCCTTTCTCTTGCaattctaagaggatggtctctctcaaaaataaatctggttggtttttctttagattttatcctaccatatctattgtgttattctcctacattatttttacatttctacaaacttcaaagtgttttctttccaatggtaccaattaaatacatatcctggcttcagggcctgagcaacaggcagtttactttgggcacgtcattcagacaggaagtggagaaaaaagggcCCTAAGAATTAAGCTCTGTCTATTCACTAGTTCACCaacgtgggggaaaactcaggagagtaacctccatttccaggttgcttatgagtgcattccacattactttggattataattgtaaagCTCGCTTGAATCTCCTGcttaatatgtttgtgttattgtcgcaaatcaactgctttaaacttaaaaaacacttcaacaagTAAAATGTACTTTGGCTAGCTTTGCCATCAccctgacaatgagggtttgtaagtgtttgccaaattggcccataacttcacctaacaataataTAGACCTACTGTAAGACCCATAacgtcacctaacaataacatagacctactgtaggacccatgacgtcacctaacaataacacagatctactgtaggacccataacgtcacctaacaataacatagacctactgtaggacccataacgtcacctaacaataacacagatctactgtaggacccataacgtcacctaacaataacacagatctactgtaggacccataacgtcacctaacaataacatagacctactgtaggacccataacgtcacctaacaataacacagatctactgtaggacccataacgtcacctaacaataacatagacctactgtaggacccataccgtcacctaacaataacatagatctactgtaggacccataacgtcacctaacaataacatagatctACTGTAAGACCCATACcgtcacctaacaataacatagatctACTATAGGACCCATAacgtcacctaacaataacatagacctactgtaggacccataaggTCACCAAACAACAAATATAACTATGTCGTGATATTTGTCATTTGAAACCGATTCAGAAAGTGATTTCTTgaatcagctgatgatagttgaacatgtgactaaacagctacagtattaagaatgatgtgtaattattgaagaaccatgttaatgacagtatccatttggctGTTGTCAATCAACTTCAGATGACTCTCAGTtaaaaccattggatttagcaaactctgaaatgatgtaggatttctgtgcccatgaaaactgttttcccagcgtaacataaggagaCACTAAATGTTAGGTAGTTAGAGAGAttcagagatctgaatacaaaaaactgtCTGACAACAAGATCCCGTATCTTATACTTTGCAAAAATCGCCTAAAGCTGCGTCTGTCCCAAACTCACTGGAaggggaaactgagggcccagaatattttatacaatttcGCAAGCTTGCTATCGCGAGTTTCGGCTGACCCAGTTGATAGAATGTTTCAAGTTCGTGCAGCCAATGTGATttctaggatatttatttttaaatcaggATATtttgcaggctgcaatgtttttatttgtaggCATTATGtgggctatttttacatagttggcaatggcaataaaagtaacttttagatttgtataattttcttCTTCTGGTTAGGTTATATTGATGACTGGCTCCCTCTAATAATTTGTGTATctgtaattatttaatcaaacagtgtgcttaaagcatcagacaagttaTGTACATAGAGTTGATTTTATAAAAACACATGGGGCGATTGgtagaaagaacagatgactcttggttgaccaagatttattttagttggggacagcactagaacatgaatttggggctcccgagtggcgcagcggtctatgacaatgcatctcagtgctcgaggcgtcatttaactgactttcctagttaaataaaggttatatttaaataaaatgtaaaaaatttgtTTTATGACAACCCgtttttttttacaaatccgtCAAGGCACCAACTTTGAGAAGGGTTTAAAGCAAAGGTTCCAAACCAATTCATGAATGTAATTGAATCTAGGTATGTTTCACCTTTAATGTAATTTAATCTAGGTATGTTTAATGTAATGGAATCTAGGTATGTTTTGCCTTTAATGTAATGGAATCTAGGTATGTTTTGCCTTTAATGTAATGGAATCTAGGTATGTTTTGCCTTTAATGTAATGGAATCTAGGTATGTTTTGCCTTTAATGTAATGGAATCTAGGTATGTTTAATGTAATAGAATCTAGGTATGTTTAATGGCATGGAATCGAGGTATGTTTAATGTAATGGAGTAAAAATAATTGTCTAAATATATATCTAAGACATCTCAGTGCTCAAAGCTTCACATGGAAccacagtaaccatagtaacacgttggataacattcacaacatggaacaacagtaaccatagtaacgcattggataacattcacaacacagaacaacagtaaccatagtaacacattggataacattcacaacatggaacaacagtaaccatagtaacacattggataacattcaagGCGTCagacttacttacaagcccttaaccaaaactaagtcaagaaaaataagtgttaagtaaaaaaatacaaaataaaagtaacaaataattaaacagcagcattaaaataacaatagcaaggctatatacagggagtaccggtagagtcaatgtacgggggcaccggttagtcgaggtaatatgtacatgtaggtagagttataaaTGCCTATAAATGttaaactgtcgtaccccatcagaacccaaaatataagctttttttactccgTATAAACACCGAATAAAAGGAGCAAGCAGGTATGATTTTCTCTTTCATTTTGAGCCCACGGGAAGAAGGCACCAGAGCCTACCGTGCTAACGcgtttccactagataacacaaccaCAAAGTGCATGAAAGCATGAGGTGTGGCTAACGTTTGCACACTTTCGCTAGCTACCAAGCTAGCATACAAACTCGGTTGCACAGAGTAGATCCTCCATATGATGTTGAGAAAAAGTGCATTGTGGGTAGTGTAGaagacccctcttttatgctgctgctactctctgtttattatctatgagtCACTTGAAGTGATTTCTTCAAGaaacaactgctgattgcccctttaagactacatattgggctaatctaataggagatattgaggactacagtatttcaggaattgtcattggatgcatttgatcaattgttaacgttttgttgatggtccactcttgatgttctacacgttacagtgtagcttcagccattcctacagaacaacattaaagtgtagaacccctttactgcatattggttcaacgactgcagagacggtacttactggtgttaaacagatctccaacctcctcttcttcctccaatgtgacagtcatctctccctcctcctccttcactccaaaaacggcatcctcctctttctcttcctcttcttttactgtaacatcttcctcttctttcactgtaacctctttctctgcctcctcctctttcactctgaacgcgtcttcctcttctttcactgaaacgtctttctcttcttttttCACGGTAAcaacctcaccctctacttgtttttgtattgtaacagtctcctcttcgtcctcctctttcacgaaagcttctttctccgtccagcagacctccccttctttagcaggaggagagtaacttagtgaactcatggtcggagatgttagctagctagcattagcgactagcctagttCTAAGCTAACTTAGCTAACCAGCTAGCTGACAAACAAcgtaaatatataattaaatggGCCAACACGTACATACGACAGACGTGTGTTTAATACACAGCGCCTAATATACACCAAAACATTGTAAAGAGCGTGAATGTTGTAGCTATGTTTGCTCGAAAGCTACCGAGGTGTCTGactagctgttgttgttgaaggagcgtcccgtccactagattatacgtcacactggcagcgtcgcctgaacctaaaagacgcacatcgccatctgctgactggagtgggcaaCGCAGTTGAGGAACCAAACGTTTATTTTTCATCTATTTCATGAAAGATTAATATTATATTAAGTCGTTCAAAGATAAAcatgtgttgattgattcgtTTTTAATGAGTGAGAATGTATAACAAACTTTACACCCACTACATATTTGCATTGAACCATACTTCTGACatggatcattttgaccccagaggCATATCTTTTATCATAGCCTAAATGTAGATTTTTCTATACCACGTATCACGTGACTGTGTACAAAACTGCCAATGGTAGAAAACTCTGCCTGCTAGCGGTAGAAACCTCAGCCAGCGGTAGAATACTCTGCCAGcggtacacagtgcattcggaaagtattcagaccccttcaccttttcaacatgttatgttacagccttattctaaaattgaatttttcccctctcatcaatctacacacaataccccgtaatgacatcacaataccccataatgacatcacaataccccataatgacatcacaataccccattatgacatcacaataccccattatgacatcacaaacCAAAAACAGCTTTTTGGAAAAAAAAGGGGCatatccttaagaggttttaatcattgctacataaaggcctgattggtggagtgctgcagagatggttgtccttctggaaggttctcccatctccacagaggaactctggagccctgtcagagtgaccattgggttcttggtcacctccatgacgaagacccttctcccccaattgctcagtttggccaggtggccagctctgggaagagtctttgtggttccaaacttcttacattaaagaatgatggtggccactgtgttcttggggacctccaatgctacagacattttttggtaccctttcccagatctgtgcctcgacacaatcctgtctcggagctctatggacaatttcttcgacctcattgcttggtatttgctctgacatgcattatcaactgtgggaccttaaatagacaggtataATCATAAACAATATGATTTCATGTGGcataaacaaaaacacaaattctCAGTCAAAAATAAGTCAGAACACAGCGCCTTTATTGTCTCATGTGATTTCAGGTTATCTGACTGGAAAAATGTCcttccacacagagagagagcagtggtaGGGCTTTTTTAGTGTGTGTCTTCTCGTGCTCCTTCGGGCTCCTTAACCAGGTAAAACTCTTTTTACACTGGGAGCAGTGATAAGGCTTTTCCCCTGTGTGTAGTCTCTCATGCTTTTTTAGATGCCCTATCTGAGTAAATGGGAACATTGGAATGGTTGGGAACAATGGGAACATTGGAAtggtttttctcctgtgtgtgtcctttcaTGCAGTTTTAGGTTCCTTAACAAGTAAAAacagtgggagcagtggtgttgTCTCACTGGTTTGGgcgtctctgggtctggttccccTGAAGGACTCTTCCCGCTGTCAGAGTGAGAGTCTGGTTTCTCTCCTGCCAAAGACAGAATATCTCGTTAAACAGAGAcctgaatgaaacctccacatgataaaactGTCTTCCTATGAGGTTTAATCTAGACTAGATCCCTCAATAAAAGAGCAGAACTGGTCATCACAGAGTGGCTGTAGTGCTTTGTAGtctgggtaaatccatttgaattcaatacatttttgacagcatcccttttgataaaaaaaattatgtcCTTAAATGTTTGCCTATGGAAGAAGTGGTAAGAAAGTGACTTCATGTAACTGAATGTAAAAACATTcatgagatatacagtaccagtcaacagtttggacacacctactcattcaagggttataattatttgttttaccattttctacattgtagaataatagtgaagacatcaaaactatgaaataacacatatggaatcatgtagtaaccaaaaaagtggtaaacaattcaaaatata
Protein-coding sequences here:
- the LOC139567011 gene encoding zinc finger protein 180-like, with protein sequence MSSLSYSPPAKEGEVCWTEKEAFVKEEDEEETVTIQKQVEGEVVTVKKEEKDVSVKEEEDAFRVKEEEAEKEVTVKEEEDVTVKEEEEKEEDAVFGVKEEEGEMTVTLEEEEEVGDLFNTRERRDYRGSSGEPQQHHDAEKSLSTSEHLKKHPERSTGEKSNHCVYCGKSYSCSDSLKVHQRIHTGEKPYSCDQCGKSFTQSGCLIVHQRTHTGEKSNHCFDCGKSFSRSDSLKVHQRIHTGEKPFCCSYCGKHYSRLNSLQGHLRIHTGEKSYSCDQCEKSFTQSGNLLVHQRTHTGDKPYGCDQCGKSFTQSGSLKSHQRIHTGEKPYGCDQCGKSFTQSGSLIVHQRAHTGEKPYGCDQCGKRFVASNYLTTHQRTHTEKSYSCNQCGKSFTQPNILIVHLRTHTGEKPHSCDQCGKKYSDKRSLIKHQKIHT